TACAAATTATATGATGGGAACAATACAGACAAATCTAACTTTCCACGAATTATCTAATAAAAATACCACAAACTATTATGGCTATTGGTGTGCCCCTGATGTCAATCGTGAAGACCAAATATTTTTCATGCTGCATCTTTCCTCACAACAAACTGTCTCCTGTATGCAACAGGTGATAGGTATCAAAGCCTCTTCAATATATTCTGTAATTTCCCTCAATTCCTGTTCCCTTGTTTTATAACGTCTATGATAGACAAGCTCGTTCTTCATGGTTCTCCAGAAGCTCTCCATAGGGGCATTACCTGATCATAGAGGGTTTCATTTCGAACTGTTTAAGGAGTTTACTGACTGCCTCTATCGGAATGATGTAAAAGACCCGACTTAGGCCTCTTTATTCTCACTGCCATCAAAAGAGAGATCTGATAACGGCCTGCGCATCAGCCGCTGCGAAGCGACCGTGCGGAGCGGCGTCAGGTGGAAGCGCGTGTTGGGCGGGTGTATTGTAAAAACGCACTCTCACAATCGGTTCACATCCAAGATGAAAATCAATCAATATCCATAATGCCTTCGATCTTTTGAAAACTGACAAAGCGATGGCAAGAAAGGATCAGCTCAGTAGATGTGAATTTTTCTGGACCAACAACTGTTACCATCTTGCCTTTCCTACACAAAAAATCTACCAGAACTCTAAAGTCGGCATCACCACTAACTAATATAACTTCATCAAGATAGTCTGCTTGGCTCATGATCTCAACAGCTATCTCCAAATCCATGTTGGCTTTAACTAATCCATCAGGGAGTTTTCGGATTGGTTTAGAAATAACTCTATAACCAAGTAGGCCTAAAGCGTTTAGAAACGAACGCTGTGGCTGATTGTCTAAATCGTAGCACATAAAAACACTAAAAGTGGTGAAGGTATCATCTTTTTCGAAGAACTCCCGAAGCTTGTCAAAATTGATTTTCCATTTCCCATACAGAGTTTTTGTGGTTAGATATATGTTCTGCATGTCAATGAAAATACCTACTCTTCTCATATCTCTCACCTTATCTAGAGTGAATTTGCGCCCGCCCAACGACAAAGCTCACCCGGAGCAGCCCAGCGGGCTGCGATCGGGTGGAGCGCCGGGTTATGCGCTTTTATAAATATATCTTGTTCCTATTTACATTTTAAGTTATCCTTCACGTGCGCCGACAAGTACCCCTTTATCATACTCAAGCAGCATTCGCGTTGGGCGATCTTTTTCTAATAACAATTTGCCGATCCGGTTAACTGCTTCTTTGCTCATTTGAGCCTTTTGCTCTATATGCCGAACAGTGTCAGTACATTTAATATTAAGCATTCTTCGTCGCTCCATCAATGTTTCCTCAGAATTAAAGATGGAATCAATACTGGATATTTCTTGTTTAAGTATATCTTGTGAATAAGCCCCCAAAGACTCATAAGATTCGATTGATTTGTAAATGCTTTCGAGCCTTGCCAATTTGAGTTGCGCCTCGCCAGGATACAACGACACGACATACCATCCAGCAATTCTTGTCTTTAGACATAATTCCATGTCGCCAATCAGCGGATGAAGTTTTTCGATTTTGCTTTTAATTTTAGA
This DNA window, taken from Syntrophorhabdaceae bacterium, encodes the following:
- a CDS encoding NYN domain-containing protein, with amino-acid sequence MRRVGIFIDMQNIYLTTKTLYGKWKINFDKLREFFEKDDTFTTFSVFMCYDLDNQPQRSFLNALGLLGYRVISKPIRKLPDGLVKANMDLEIAVEIMSQADYLDEVILVSGDADFRVLVDFLCRKGKMVTVVGPEKFTSTELILSCHRFVSFQKIEGIMDID